A genomic region of bacterium contains the following coding sequences:
- a CDS encoding FRG domain-containing protein, producing MQTPKDIRVESWSELLDELYADSWQENIRRHRSKYVFRGLSCSCYDLKTSLIRLGGDFSSLEFHLIRNFKKYSRLPAAADFSVWMWLTLAQHHGLPTRLLDWTYSPFIALHFVTSEISHFEQDGAIWCVDFAAIHRTLPQEIKAVLDDEKANAFTIEMLSKVTETLTDFEKLSAEAFVLFFEPPSMDDRIVNQFALHSVISNPRSLLNELLRDRFPDYYKRVIVPKELKWEIRDKLDQANINERVIFPGLEGLCSWLTRHYSPR from the coding sequence TTGCAGACGCCGAAGGATATCAGAGTGGAAAGCTGGAGCGAGCTGCTGGATGAGCTGTACGCCGATTCCTGGCAGGAGAACATCCGCCGCCACCGCTCGAAATATGTTTTCCGCGGGCTTTCCTGCAGCTGCTACGACCTCAAGACCTCGCTGATCCGCCTGGGCGGAGATTTTTCCTCGCTCGAATTCCACCTGATCCGCAATTTCAAGAAATATTCGCGCCTGCCCGCCGCGGCCGATTTCTCGGTCTGGATGTGGCTCACCCTGGCGCAGCACCACGGCCTGCCCACCCGCCTGCTGGACTGGACCTACTCGCCCTTTATCGCCCTGCATTTCGTGACCTCGGAAATCAGCCATTTCGAGCAGGACGGGGCGATCTGGTGCGTGGATTTCGCCGCGATCCACCGGACACTGCCCCAGGAGATCAAGGCCGTGCTGGACGATGAGAAAGCCAACGCGTTCACTATCGAGATGCTCTCGAAAGTGACCGAGACCCTGACCGATTTCGAAAAGCTCTCGGCCGAGGCTTTCGTGCTGTTTTTCGAGCCGCCCTCGATGGACGACCGGATAGTGAACCAGTTCGCCCTGCACTCGGTGATCTCGAACCCGCGCTCCCTGCTGAACGAGCTGCTGCGCGACCGTTTCCCGGACTATTACAAGCGGGTGATCGTGCCAAAGGAGCTGAAATGGGAGATACGGGACAAGCTGGACCAGGCCAATATCAACGAACGGGTGATATTCCCCGGGTTGGAGGGGCTTTGCTCCTGGCTCACGCGGCATTACAGCCCGAGATGA
- a CDS encoding IS110 family transposase: MKTPSYVGLDISKSCIDLHQLPQERSARFEYGREGLSKLVAFCKKRKPALIVLEATGGYETQVAAELCVAVVNPRQVRDFARALGKLAKTDAIDAAVLARFAQDIRLEARKLPEPEEQALKASVARRRQLVEMLVAEKNRLSRATLQSVIDSHESTISFIQSKIDDLDRQMQSTIQNSPLWSAKDELLKSVPGIGDKTACALLAQLPELGKLNRRQIVSLVGVAPMNRDSGLMRGKRSITGGGKAVRNALYMATTAARRFNPAITAFFLRLRAAGKSYKVALVACMRKLLTILNAMVKNQNTFNQCIAASLDF, translated from the coding sequence ATGAAAACGCCATCCTACGTTGGTCTGGACATTTCAAAGAGCTGCATCGACTTACACCAGTTGCCCCAGGAACGTAGCGCCCGTTTCGAGTATGGACGAGAGGGCCTGAGCAAACTGGTTGCGTTTTGCAAGAAGCGCAAACCGGCCCTGATCGTGCTGGAAGCCACCGGTGGATACGAGACCCAGGTGGCTGCCGAGCTCTGCGTGGCCGTGGTCAATCCCAGGCAGGTGCGGGACTTTGCCCGCGCCCTGGGCAAACTGGCCAAAACTGATGCCATCGATGCCGCGGTCCTGGCCCGTTTCGCCCAAGACATCCGGCTCGAAGCCCGCAAGCTGCCGGAGCCGGAAGAGCAAGCTCTTAAAGCCTCTGTCGCCAGACGCAGACAGTTGGTCGAGATGCTGGTAGCCGAGAAAAACCGCCTCTCGCGCGCCACCTTACAATCTGTCATAGACAGCCACGAAAGCACTATCAGCTTCATCCAGAGTAAAATTGACGATCTGGACAGACAGATGCAATCCACCATCCAGAACAGCCCGCTCTGGAGCGCCAAGGACGAACTGCTCAAAAGCGTCCCGGGTATCGGCGACAAAACTGCCTGCGCCCTGCTGGCTCAACTGCCAGAGTTGGGTAAGCTCAACCGCCGTCAGATCGTCTCTTTGGTCGGGGTCGCTCCCATGAACCGTGACAGTGGTCTCATGCGCGGTAAACGCTCTATCACCGGTGGAGGCAAGGCTGTCCGTAATGCTCTCTATATGGCCACCACCGCGGCCAGAAGGTTCAATCCGGCCATCACAGCTTTCTTCCTGAGGCTCAGAGCTGCCGGTAAATCCTATAAGGTCGCTCTCGTCGCCTGTATGCGTAAACTCTTGACTATCCTTAATGCTATGGTCAAAAACCAAAACACCTTTAATCAATGTATCGCTGCATCGCTTGACTTCTAA
- a CDS encoding pyridoxal phosphate-dependent aminotransferase encodes MEYTFAARVSQLRQSSIRAMTRRAAELGGVNLSQGLCDLPTPDAVKDAACKAVQGDRNVYAPLNGIAALRRGIADKLALCNGLSVDPETQVMVSSGATGAFVCALLTLLEHGDRVLNFEPFYGYHVACQELFGARPLFFRLEPPEWEIDFDSLERVLADGIKAIVINTPANPSGKVFSRAELERIGALCGRYGVWIITDEIYEHVVFGGRRHVSAASLPGLFERTVTVSGFSKTFAMTGWRIGYAAGPEAVIEKMSLVSDLVYICAPHPLQAGVAASLPAFGEDYYQGLGVKYARKLEIIASTLSRFGIEPLPVGGTYFLLADYRPRYGDITSDEAAERLLTERHVAAVPASGFYSQGGDRPWLRFCFAKEDSELERAAALLAE; translated from the coding sequence ATGGAATACACCTTTGCCGCGCGGGTCAGTCAGCTCCGGCAATCCTCGATCCGCGCCATGACCCGGCGGGCGGCCGAGCTGGGCGGGGTGAACCTGTCGCAGGGCCTGTGCGACCTTCCCACCCCGGATGCGGTCAAGGACGCGGCCTGCAAGGCGGTCCAGGGAGACCGGAACGTGTACGCCCCGTTGAACGGGATCGCGGCCCTGCGGCGCGGGATCGCGGACAAGCTGGCCCTGTGCAACGGCCTGAGCGTTGACCCCGAGACCCAGGTGATGGTCTCGAGCGGGGCCACGGGGGCTTTTGTCTGCGCGCTGCTCACTCTTCTGGAGCACGGGGACCGGGTGCTCAATTTCGAGCCGTTCTACGGATATCACGTCGCCTGCCAGGAGCTGTTCGGGGCGCGGCCGCTGTTTTTCCGCCTGGAGCCGCCGGAGTGGGAGATCGATTTCGACTCCCTGGAGCGGGTGCTGGCGGATGGAATCAAAGCAATCGTGATCAACACCCCGGCCAACCCCTCCGGCAAGGTGTTCAGCCGCGCGGAGCTGGAGCGGATCGGGGCGCTGTGCGGGCGGTATGGAGTCTGGATCATCACGGACGAGATCTACGAGCACGTGGTGTTCGGCGGGCGCAGGCACGTGAGCGCGGCCAGCCTGCCGGGGCTGTTCGAGCGCACGGTCACGGTCAGCGGGTTCTCGAAGACCTTTGCCATGACCGGCTGGCGGATTGGTTATGCCGCCGGGCCGGAGGCGGTGATAGAGAAAATGTCGCTGGTGAGCGACCTGGTATACATCTGCGCCCCGCACCCGCTGCAGGCGGGGGTGGCCGCGAGCCTGCCCGCGTTCGGCGAGGACTATTACCAGGGCCTGGGGGTCAAGTATGCCCGCAAGCTGGAGATAATCGCCTCCACCCTGAGCCGGTTCGGGATCGAGCCTCTGCCCGTGGGCGGGACCTATTTTCTTCTGGCCGACTACCGTCCGCGCTACGGCGACATCACCTCGGACGAGGCGGCGGAGCGGCTGTTGACCGAGCGCCATGTGGCGGCGGTGCCGGCCTCAGGGTTCTACTCCCAGGGTGGGGACCGTCCCTGGCTGCGGTTCTGTTTCGCTAAGGAGGACAGCGAGCTGGAACGGGCGGCGGCGTTGCTGGCGGAATAA